The following proteins come from a genomic window of Lycium ferocissimum isolate CSIRO_LF1 chromosome 4, AGI_CSIRO_Lferr_CH_V1, whole genome shotgun sequence:
- the LOC132054076 gene encoding uncharacterized protein LOC132054076 has translation MAQNDPKINHLSFADDIIIFSSGKSKSLQLIMRTLSKYEKVSGQLINKTKSHFMLSPCASSFTAARVTKVTGFNQEASPITYLGCPLHVGRQRIIFFSDLVSKVVNRIRGWNFKILSHGGRAVLVRSVLQSLPIHLLSAVSPPKTTMKQIQSLIADFFWGWKAEKKKYHWASWESLSFPCNEELNTVKGLIPLAKNGTLASLLFGNT, from the exons ATGGCACAAAATGACCCTAAAATTAATCACCTCAGCTTTGCTGatgatataataattttttcatcAGGGAAGAGCAAGTCTTTACAGCTGATTATGAGAACTCTTTCCAAATATGAAAAAGTGTCTGGTCAATTGATCAACAAAACCAAGAGTCACTTCATGCTATCCCCTTGTGCCTCCTCTTTTACTGCTGCTAGAGTCACAAAGGTGACTGGTTTTAACCAGGAAGCATCCCCTATCACTTACCTGGGTTGCCCCCTCCATGTTGGGAGACAAAGAATCATCTTTTTCTCTGATTTGGTGTCTAAAGTTGTTAATAGAATTAGAGGGTGGAATTTTAAAATCCTAAGCCATGGGGGGAGGGCTGTTCTTGTGAGATCTGTCCTACAATCACTTCCTATTCACCTCCTCTCAGCTGTTTCACCTCCCAAAACAACCATGAAACAAATCCAAAGTTTGATAGCTGATTTCTTCTGGGGTTGGAAAGCAGAGAAGAAGAAGTATCACTGGGCATCATGGGAATCTCTAAGTTTTCCATGCAATGAGG AGCTAAATACTGTCAAAGGGCTAATCCCATTAGCAAAAAATGGGACACTGGCCAGTCTCTTGTTTGGAAACACATGA